The Oncorhynchus kisutch isolate 150728-3 linkage group LG14, Okis_V2, whole genome shotgun sequence genomic sequence GGTGCTGGATGAGTACCCTGCAGAGCAATTCACAGAGGTCTACCTCATCAAGTTCCAGAAACTCACCAGTGCAAGGTTAGGACAGGTTTTATAGGTTAGGATGAGATAGACAGGGATGGGTGTTTTCCCTGACCATGTAACCTGGTCAGGAAAAACTTCAGGCCCTAGTTTTATCTACCCTAGTTGTACACCAGCTGGTAGATCACATGTCTCAGCCAGTTATGCTTTAAAGTAATTGTGTTTCAGGGCGGCCAAACGGCACATGGATGAGAAGAGTTTCTTTGGAGGTTTACTACATGTGTGCTATGCCCCAGAGTATGAGACGGTGGAGGACACCAGACTGAAGCTGCAAGACAGGAGACGATATGTGAACAGGACGactcaaaataaaagtacagaTGTTGTGCTAGTAGAATATTATCAGAACTATCTCTGGTATGTCATTCCCAATGTAAGAAGGATTATTATGATGTAGTTAGTTGACATATGATTCTTCTTTTTCGGTTGAGAAGCAAAGGAACAGGACCCCGGGGATGAAGAGTGCAAAAAGCCCATGTCTTTAAATACAGTTGCTACCACAGCCAGGACTTCCTCAGGTGATGATCAGAGATCCAGTGATGCCAGCAATAAGGGAGAGACTTCGAGTACCAGCCAAGGCCATTATTTAGGATTTCCCTTATTGCCTTTACCCCCACAGGAGTTTCTTCCTTACAGACATGCCCCATCTTATGATCAGTTGTATAGTTATCAGGCAAACCAATGCAGGACTATTCCAACAGAGGACAAAATGGGGTCATTGCATAATGCAATAAATACTAAACAGCAGCTGGCACCCAACATAAGCAGTGTTCCCTCCTCTTCTGGGGGAGACAGAGGAATAGTGAAAAGACTGAGTAAGAATCCACCCCTTGCAGCACCCCCAAGATTCGTACCGAGGACCACCCATTTGGAGAACAGAAAACGGAAAATAGTAGAAACTAATAAAGACTCACTTTTTGGCTTTGTGGACAAAAATGAAATCCTCATTGGACCAAAACTACCAGACCGGCCTAAGATGGATATGGCGGACGAGTCATTGAACATAACAGCCAAcatgatcagaaatacattgaaAAAGGTATATTCGTGGTCATTGTTCACTCACAATTTCATACAATTGAAGAGTGATACTACAGTAAATTAATTTATTTCCTTGTTCTCAGGTTGCATCAGTTCCTGAAGTCAAGCCAACAGAGAAGAAGACAAAGTCAGCAAAGCCTCGGAAGAGAATCTAACAGACCTGTCCTGAAAGACTACTTCTCACAGGGAATGAGGTGGACATTAGCAAGTTcctacatttacatttacatttcccatcagtGTATAAGAAGATTtttgtttataaaaaaaataaaaaatggtgtTATGAATAACTTAGTGATGTCCTTTAGCGCTCAAGTGGATACTGGAATGCATGCTGCTCAAATGCCAATATGCTCTGTAACACAAAAGGAAAGAACATGTCAGACAATGGCAAAATATTGTCCAATCCAGACAGACAAGTCATTACACTGTTTTTACAGTCTTAACTTCAAGGGTCACCTTGGCATCATGAAGGCAGGTTCCAAAAGCCTCAAGCAATAGATTTTCATCTCTAACTGCCTTTTCAAAGTCTGCATAGGATAGTCTGCTGTCATGATCctgaggaaggaaacagctcattGATATTTTATGTTCAGACAGTATATTTAATCTGAAACATGAATTGGTCAATTGTGGCCAAGTTAAACAGTGATTGTAAACACAGGGTACAGTGAAGATAGCTTGGCAGGTTAAACAATAGGTAGCACAGCATTCAGCCTGGTGTAACCTGATGAAAATGAAGATAAACATTTTGCCATTACCATCTTCTTGAGTGTGATCACCACCAGGTCTTTGATGCCCTCGTCTGGGTCCTCCTCTGTGGGCTGTCTGATCAGGCTGTTCTTCAGCATGTGGAACGTCTCTTCCCGGGAAATGTACCCAAGTCATACACATCAAAGCTGTGAAAACCAAATGGGGGACCATACATGGGTAGAAATATCGTAGATAGCAGTCGAAAAGCCTACATGATACACTTTATAGCTTTCTTAAACTTAATTTTTTTCATCCTATGTCCCATGGAGAAAGACTGATAGTCCCTCGGTCCACTCTTTCACACTGACGTAGCTGTCGTTGTCCTTGTCAAATGCGCAAAAGACTGGAATATAATACCAATTTTTTTGTGATACCTTACCGTATCAGTATCATACTTTATTTGGTGCTTACATTCTGTTTCATGTGACAAAAGAGACACACCTACCTCTATCCATGATTATATGATCAGTCATTCCAAAGGTGTTGTGGGGAATATTCCTGAATTTCCCACTGTCCAGGCCATTCCCTATCATCCTGTCACTCTGATCCCCCAGGTGTCCATTGAATAGTCGGATCAGACACTCCGTTTCTGTTTAGTGTTAGTACTGCTTCCATATGCATCATTTCAATTTACGTAGACTGATATATGCTTTTATTAATTTGCATAATCACAGGACATACTTGACATGATCTCAACAAAGCAAGATTATAGCGCCCCCATCTGTCACCTAAACAGTGGTGCCAACACGTTCAATGGAAGGTGAGTTTTGGTTGGAGGAGCTCGACAACAATAGAGCTAGACAACAATAGATAGCTATTCACTTTTCTTTTGTTTGCACTTTTTGTTATTAGATatatagctactgtagctagataaATGCAGAGAAGAAGAAACTAGGTAGTTGGCTACTAAGACGTTCTGCGAGCCGTTACTGTAACGTAGCTATCTCAGGACGCAACATAGACTCTCTGCCAACTGACATTAGCTATCAAAACTCATACTTACAGTGttccctgctccctgctgtttcattacattattTAATGTTTAGGTttatgtactcttgtttgtatatttctgtttttttttgtatttgttgtgttcataataacattttttaaaactaacgttagctacttgATGTTGTTACCATAGTAACTCCAATCCACGTGCACAGAGCTGCACGTATAATACAGGCAATGGCTCAGAAAGTGAGGAGCATGATTGATACATAGTATGGGTGGCTATCttctccgatttcagagcactcttgtctgagtgtgccagagcgcagaataactgatgactttacgaacgctcaacacccgttgaataaggccggtgtcagtaaacgttggcgtAATGAAATGCGTAATGAAAGTGATGCCAGcagtacagttacagtcaccaacgctctggataacatgaaaacagcctaaccagctctgacAGGCTGAGTAAAATGGTGACactgaggtgttctctcatttgtgtcaggAAGTacgttagctagccaacgttagccagttagcttgggtgcttgactgcagttgtgaggtcagaatgatgggatcaaccctactccttggcCAAAGCGTCTAGTGACAGCGCTTTGAATTTATGAtcgcccagagcgcactctgagcaCACCCATGCGCTCCAGAAttaatttacgaacacacccataCTGTACATAAATATTTGACTCTGATACAATTTAGCCAGTGGAGATTGATAGC encodes the following:
- the LOC109903394 gene encoding EF-hand calcium-binding domain-containing protein 1-like; the protein is MLKNSLIRQPTEEDPDEGIKDLVVITLKKMDHDSRLSYADFEKAVRDENLLLEAFGTCLHDAKSILAFEQHAFQYPLER
- the rbm48 gene encoding RNA-binding protein 48: MAGFTNSSCWSTPEVYKHHEQQKICPSRPKYREGRRPKAVKVYTINLESRYLMLQGVPAIGVMTELIELSALYGAVEEYRVLDEYPAEQFTEVYLIKFQKLTSARAAKRHMDEKSFFGGLLHVCYAPEYETVEDTRLKLQDRRRYVNRTTQNKTKEQDPGDEECKKPMSLNTVATTARTSSGDDQRSSDASNKGETSSTSQGHYLGFPLLPLPPQEFLPYRHAPSYDQLYSYQANQCRTIPTEDKMGSLHNAINTKQQLAPNISSVPSSSGGDRGIVKRLSKNPPLAAPPRFVPRTTHLENRKRKIVETNKDSLFGFVDKNEILIGPKLPDRPKMDMADESLNITANMIRNTLKKVASVPEVKPTEKKTKSAKPRKRI